The Heterodontus francisci isolate sHetFra1 chromosome 23, sHetFra1.hap1, whole genome shotgun sequence nucleotide sequence CTTATGTCATTTTCAATACCTTTCCAGCTTGCCTTGGTTCCCCAGATGATTCATCTATATACCGCTTCAGTGAGATGATTCTCAAACATGGAGTTAGCACCCAAATACATACAATGGTTACTTCAAACTCTGGGACATCACCCACCTAAACTCCTAGTTTTATAATTCAAtcacaggatatgggcatcacaggcaaggccagtatttattgctcattgctcttgaaaaggtggtTAGCCATCTTCTTGAATACAAAAGGagctgcttgctaggccatttcaggcagttaagaatcaaccacattgctgtgggtctggaatcacataggtCAGACCAAGTAAAGATggtaatttccttccctaaaggaaattttgaaaacccatctggttcattaaatgACAATCCAGTAGTCTCATGGTCACCATAACTGATCCACACTGCCTCATATCTAGGCCCTCATTGGCTTGAAATTGAAGTTCTCTAGTGCTCCGCTGCTCAACTTACCTAGTTCTGCCCTACACAAATTCAAGCTCGTCATGCTCTATCCTTTCCTGCACGCCTACTTAACTTCTGTGATTTAGTGCATCTTCAAATCCATCTATTATCCCTATCACAGCAATCTCTTCAGCACTACATCTCAGCCACATATCCTTACTCTAACATACCCCCATCCTCCACTTTTGCTGACTGACTCAACATCAAATCACTCATATTCTGGAATTTGGTTTCTAAACATCTCTGCCTCATTACCCCACCTTTAAAAATCACAATTATCTTTTGATCACTTATTCAGTCATCTCCCCTACTGCCTGAACAGTGTCCACCAATTTGCAAAGTACCTTGGGTTACTTTATGTGGAAGGTAGtagagaaatacaagttgttgaaatcATAAACAGGCAATGTATGGAGCCTGAAGAGGGAGAACAAATGATTTACGCAAATGTACACGCACATGAAATGTCAGGCAATACAAAGTAACAATTTATCTACATTTTCTGAGTTAACAAACTTCACAATACACTAGACATCAGTTGTCACAAATTACAGCAAGAATCAGTGCTTTAATTGCAATGAGTTATGTGAATCCTTTATAGCATCCCAATGTGAATCAAAGTCTTTATAAATAATCCAATTTGACTGATCACCTGTGTGCCAACTACAACAGTTAAAAGGCAGAATTTCAACATCCCATTCATATCCATGATCAAAAATGGAAAATGATCCAAGTGTTTTAGACCCTAGTCCAAGTCAACAATACTCCTTTATACTGAGGCGGCACATCTGAGGGCTTTTGAAAATAACTTCCACTGATTCTGTACAAATTGTATGTAGATTAATTTTGAAAATTGGTATTTGAAATTTGCTTGCAAGAAATTTCAAACAGCTGACATAGATAATCTTTAGCACAAAAATGGGGGGAAAATTTGAATTACCAAAAGATTTTCAGTATTACTATTGTACAGCGTACGCCCCTGCTGTTTTGATTCTGCAGGATTATATAATGAGTGAGCAGCAGCTGAAGGTGTCAAATAATACAGAACAGCGATTTCAGTATTAGATCCTTAGCATGATTACGGTTAAATAAAATTTAAAGATCTTAACAGGCAATTTTTTAGACGGAATTTGAACTCAACTATGACATTTAACAATTCTTATTTTTCATACTTCATACCTTcatcttgtcagcagagatggactcttcaaaccgctacagaaaatagGCTGCCCCCCTGGGCTCTTGggtgtcatctcttctttccacgagaacatgcattgTTCTGTCAGTTAAAAAGTTATGGGCCAGACATAGAGACTATACCTTCCATCAACATCAATGCCATCCCTTTGGAAGTCATTGACTGCTTCAAATACctcggatcaacaatcaccagtgaTCTGTCTCGATGCCAAAATCAGTaccaggattgccaaggctgcagctATCACGTCAAAGTTGAGAAGATGAGTGTggactgttacgactgaggtgggaaggAGCACATTGTCTTTTCTATTtctacttctccataggtcacaacatatatttaaatgtttatccagttaccggtACAGCCAATCATGCACTCTTTTTATATCCcagaatacaccaaccaggtttctttaataaacaaaattatcagtctaTTATAAAACTAGACTTAAAAAGtactgaagcaaagcattaacagattgaaatatgaaagttcttgtTTTAAAATCCCACAATTACACTCACACAGGTAAAAAAAAGTATAGAAGTTCTCTCCGCAGATGCCTGTTACAAATAAAagacaaaaaaactactttggccaaatacttgctaatccttgatttaaaaaaaatgtaagtCAGTTGTCTTTTTTTGGTCTGACATCCGGGTAtacagagacgggtcactgggatcgtttcagaagcagtccattctagaGATGTcaggaattattctagtaggctttcctggagaaatgtggcatcagggttttctgccagcacacacttaAATCTCAGGACTTTTTTcctcagcttctcaggagctatgcagcatcagggattttagctctcccacactggatctttgcaagaTTTCTTCAGAGgtagaagtggtggtgagctgggtggtttcttcttTCCTTGGCAGGTAATCACTAACTGTGTTCAAACCCCAACtgcactgaaaacaatatccaaaccccagagagttgacctcctgacctccataaaccttgacatgtgtcttctctgtaaccatttttccccaggtcaccaaggattctgttgtttactgagtccaaagcacatgacttccagcacagatGTTTTACAAATATTTCTAGTGTCCTTCCAGTGAACTTagtaaaaaaaaaacatccatggaatctttttagttttaacacaagtcctcaaaaattttatttatttttttttaaatggaagcacttttgtaacaagaccaacagcaaactaacccaaaatacaaagctccatgtgtaccaggcttgtgttctcagaacTCTCCTTTATAGCAGGAAAGCATGGAGAACTTAAGCAAACTAAGGAAAACggttgaacagcttccacctccaccacctcagatggatattgggcatctcctggaaggtaagagtgcTGAATATGGAAGTACACCAGCATGCATTGACCCCCAGCATATTTTCCCTGAGTCAGTGGCGACTTCGTTGGCTGGGTCACGTGTGCCGAATGGGCAACAAAGATGTGCTCTATGGCGAGCTTGCTATTGGCAACAGACCAATAGGTCGCCAACATCTGTGATTAGAGGATATCTGCAAGCGAgacctcaagctgactgggattagagTCCATGCATGGGATGTCCTTGCTGCTGACTGGAGTTCCTGAAAATGGCAGTCAGGAAGggcgtggaaaaagcagaggagaaAAGGAATGACCAGATGGCAGATGAGAGCGCCCGGAAGGAAAAAAACATCAGTCGATCTTGGGACAACGATATTCATCTGtggcagctgtggaagggattgccactcaagtcagcctctacagccacaacagatgATGTTCAACTCAAAAATGAGATATTGACACCTACTACTTTATATCATTCGCACAAATGTTAAAACCAGGATtttcaaaaatgttttttttttaaaatctcaataACATCTATTTCCAATGACAATGCAAATAACAATGGCATATTGTTAATTTCTACGTTAGTAGATCTACTCACTGGCCAGTAAAATTACTCTTTAAATTTAGTGCTAAAAGAGACATCAAACTCAATGCAGGACTCACATTGTAATTAGAGACACCCTCTTTTATTGAGAATTCAGAAGAATTGAAACTAGAGACATAGGAAATGGAGATAGTACATTGGATTTTATTAATAGAATGATTAAAATATTCTGAGGTAACTTTTTGTAGCTCACCACTACAACAATTAGTAACAGCAGTTATGAACTATAAATTTCACGAAAGTGTTGTCAAATTTTAGCTTAAAAAACATTTGAAATCGAAGTATGAGTTTTTCCTATGGTAGGCACATAGTTACCAGCTAATATAAAAATATTTCAGTTATTGATGAATGAAGAATTGTAGCAAACATTGTTAATCTTAGGGCTCTATTGAGACAACTTAAGCAATTTGACCAAGTTGTCCTACAAATCATACTCAATCGCAAGATTTAAAATGTTGCTACATTATTTGACTGAGTTGTAAATGACAAAATATGCCAAAGAACTTTTGCAACTCAATATGCAATTTTAGGATAAGGAAACAGTTAAGAGATTGGACTGTCAGTCATTAGCAATAACACATTCTAGCACACAAGGAGTCATCTTGCCACCAACTAATTTTCTCAATTTCAATATTAACATTCGGAGATTAGTCATTTAACATTTCAATTTCGATATACTGTACACTGCTACCAGTTTAAATAGTCAAATATTCTGATTACTGCCCTTCCCCCAAAATCATACATTTTATATGAAAAGTTATGTGCTGCCCACGAGCATCACAAGCTTACAAAGCAAAACATTTTCCATTGTCCATTATAACCAATATCGCTAAGGCACATAAAATATATATGTTCTAGACTCCATATTCAGCCACAAAATGATACCTTGAGCCATGAGTCTGCAGATAAATGAAGTAGCCCATCTGTTTTTAGCCCTGCAAGGAACTGCTTAACATGCATCAGATACAACGGATAAAATGTGCAACACCGATTACTCAATAAAAATTTTTTGAATCTATTACAATTTTTCCAATACATCTGGTGGAACAAGGTTATCTAACATTCTTCCTGTAGCTTTAACTCTACCCATGTTCACAATTTTAAAGCCGTTTCATCACAATGTAACACAGTTAACGAAACAGAATCCAGTTCCTGTATTTCACGAGACAAAAGCCCAAGAGGTGTAATTGTAGAATATAATGTTTTAAAGAGGTAGAAAATAGTCTTCTGTGGTAGTGCATTGACAGACTGGTATACGGCCTGCCTGATATTCAGACCCACTGACTTTAAAGGCAGGGCGTGCAACAGGCAGTTAACGTGAAACCTCCAATTTTACTCTAATGCCCAAGACAAGTTTCTACCCTAAGCTTTTTAATTAAAGCTGAGTCAAATGTGGCAAAAGAGAAGATAACAGTTTATTTTGTAGTCATAAGATCTGTAAAGTTTTAAAAGTGGTTTGTACATGTCAGCAAGACATTCTAATATTTCAGGTATCCTGTTTGACTGATTACAGCTAGTTTAAGAAACCTTAACATGACGTTTAATTGAAAGATAACTACGATTCAATAACTCTACTCCATTAATGCTGAAAtacaatcaagtctccccttcAAAACAGGGTAAAATTCAGCAGAAAGTTTGAAAAAAGTATATCCAATCATACAATCACAGGCATAAACTTCATAGTCTTCATTATCCAATCAtatcacctccccaccccaccccacccctcttcTACAGGGACAAATACAGTTAGGGTTATGAGACCTGCAAGGATTCTACAGTCTATGCCTATGGCCAAGCAGTGTATAAAGCAGAAAAATGTAATTTTTCAGAAACAAATAAACTTAGTTCTAAATGTGAATCAGCAAATAAATTTCCCTAAATTGTGCGCTACTGGACTGTTCCTAAATTTTAATGAACTTCATGTATCAGCATTGGTGGGTTTTTTTGCAGTTTTTTTGCATCAGTTGATTCTAATGAATTTCCACTAATGTCCATCCAAAAAATGCAATGGATTCAAGAGTTATAAAATTGAAAGATTAGGGTAAAAGGCCCCATTACATCTTCAAACATTTTCTCCAAAAATGTTCACACAAAATAGAactttgcagctgtacagaattttctGAAATTCTTATGAAAATATGCCATGCAGGAGGAAACTTCTAACTTGCAGTCAAACAGATGCATTAATTTCCCCTCAAAGAAATACAGATCACGTACACTTTATCAGACACTGAACATTTCAGCAGAATTTAAAGCACCTATGCAAATAATGCAATGGACCCCATTTCATAAGATTACTGCAGAATAAAGCCTGGTTGCGGAGGACGTTGTCCAGTTTTCTGAGCGACTGGTGGAGGACAAGGTGGCCTGTACTGTAGTGGATAACCCAACTGAGATGTGGAAATTGGAGCATTGTTCCCCGATCTTGGTGGGATAGGAGGGTAAGCAGATGGATAAGGAGGTACTGATTCTGCTCCCAGGGCCGCACTTGTAAATGGAGTGGGGAAGGCTCCTGTttgagtgggtgggggtggtggaaccCTCCGAGGCACAACAGCGGGAGTGTTGGATTCTGTAGAGTTGGAATTCTGATTTGTCTGTATTGGCTCAGGTTGCTTCTGTAGCTGTGGTAACCGTGCCCGAGTTGGCCTCGGTCCTTTTAAGACAATCTCTTGCAACTTCTCAATTTTCACCCGCCGCTGATGAGCAAGTTTCCGTTTATTCTGATACTGGTCAATGAAAACATCCAAGGGTACTTCACCATCCAGAAACTCCTGAGCCATGATCTGAAAATTCGAGATATGAAAGCCAATAATAGTTTGATCAATTCCTACTTTTTACAACCAAGAAGAaaaataaattatatttattagtgATTCTCACATTTTATTACATTACATAATTATATTTATATATCTCATATGGAAAGGCACAACTAAATGTTTTAGAATTTAAAACAGATTCTTTCAAAGATTTTACCACTAAGTTTAAACCacatcagagccaccaaatcagagccaccaaatcactgAAAATTTGTACCGCCATAAACATTAAAGTCATAAAAAAACAGAATAATTGATGGCTTGTGTAGCCATCTAATTTCTCACCCAATGCCATGAAACTACTAGTAAGGTGACTTGTGTCACCGATACATGCACTGTGGATCTGGTTGCTGTCTCCTTTAGAAAGGCTTAACTGAGAATGGATACTAGAACAAAATGCAGATATAAAGCTGTATGGGAGAGGGAGCCCTAGGTACGTGATTTAAAATCACAACATGCATGCgtgctttttcaaaaaaaaatacaAGGTAGCAAATATTCCACTTGTATGTGATCACTGTTGACTGCACAAAAAATCCGTACTTAACCTGGTTCATTGCCTGCAGTGAAAACTTCCTCTTCTTGCTGCAGCAGGACCTAGCGGCTGGACTAACAGCGAGGTCTTCCAGCATGGCGCAATGTGGGCGAAACCATGCCCCTTAGCGACATCACAAGCTGAAGACATGCCCCTTGAGGTCAGTCTTCAGCTCAATGACAGGTGAGCTTTTTTTTTAATAACAATTTTAAATATTTCAAAACTTATGACACTTAAGAATGGTTATGAACTTTTAAATACTTGTAACACTTTTATAACAGTTTTAAAAGTCTGCTGGGATCTGCCCCTCAGGTATCAAGGCCACCTGGctcctctcctttctccccccactccacccccagctCCTCGGTTCCACCGGTGTTGGAAACAGCACTTCATGGGAGGGGAAAAACACAGCAAAACTGCTTGAGGTTTTCCCTTGGATCAACTGCGGTTTCCGACAGTGGCGGTGGAAGCAGGAACATTTTTACTGTGATTGATAACAGTCGACAGCAGCGAATCCCTGGATTTTATTGCTGATATTTTAATCCGCCCTACCTGACATTTATTTTTCACCAACTTTGCTGACTTATGCCCATGATTATGTGCCCTAACTTTCTGCACATCAAAATCCGCGCAAGTTGTAGGCAAATTAGCAAAATTCTTGAATTAATGGTCCCTACCGCTTTAAGAATCAGATAGACGGGAGTGTTCGCCACTATTGAGGAAGGAAAATCTGGGCCAATACTGCATTTGAAGAACAAAAATATCCAGACAAACTAGTCTCGTCTTTAGTAAAAGGTCCTTTCCTTCTGCACAAAGAATCAGTGAATGGTAGAAATCTGAACTTCAGATGAACTGTCAACAGATCACGTGACAAGGGGAGAATCTCAGCTTAATCTGATCCTACTCTTATCTAATTCTACTGAGACTTGCTGGATTATGAGGAGTGGGAGGCCAAGGCCAATATTTTCCTCCTCCCTAGCCCAGCGACACCAAACCCAACTACTGGGCTTAATTAACTCAACAACCGAGATTCAGCTTGAGACTTCCTCAGTGACCTAACTTGTGGGTGCAGTTACTCAATGACAAAACATTTTAATTTTGCATTTAAAAGTTTGAATTGAGAGAAACATTTACCTCAGTTTCCTCTTCAATTTTTGCTCCTTCAGTTTGTAGCAGTGCGAGTAGTATGTCTAGTGAAGAACTACTGGACTGACTATCTGTGGAGAGAAGAATATTTTTAATGTCAGACCTTTTCCATAAACTGAAGCTATATTCCAGATTTTGGTAAATAGATCAAAACAATGTCATTTGCATTTAAAGCAGTGCCACTGATTTTCATAGACTGAATTCTGCAATTTAAAACTGGATTTGTCTCATTACCATAAAGAATTAAACAATCTCCTGGTTGGAAAGTATGCAATATAttgcataagaacatgagaaatgggAGGTGTAGGCCATACAGCctctcgagactgctctgccattaaataagatcaagactgatcttcaacctcagccattttcctgccctatccctagattcccttagtatccagaaGTCCACCGATtttagccttgaatatactcaatgacaaaACATCCACAGctatctgggatagagaattccaaatatacacaaccctctgagtgaagaagcttctcttcatctcagtcctaaatagccaacatcttatcctgagactatgctccctagttctagactctccagtcacGGGAAAACCTCAGAATtacatgcttcaatgagatcacctcttattcttccatGGCATTTGCTGCATTCgtgctctcccctctccccccacgctctctccctgcttccccgcgTTATGCGATGATATCAACTGTGCATTCGCCAACCAGCCCTGGCAATGTGTAACGCCGTAcacgtgcagagagcaggagcccgtttgcgcatgtgtgcatcttggcgcagtctgatgacatccACGgctggctgcattgtcaggaatcactttgttcttCTATATGCCAGAGAGTATGGACCCATTCTATTCAGTTTGTCCTCACAGGAAACCATCTCACCCCAGGAATCAAATCTAATTATCCTGtgtgcaccccctctaaggcaaatatatccttccttaggatgGATACCAAAATTCCATGTGTaatttcaccaaagccctgtacaattgcagccaaACTTCCTTACTCacgtactccaaaccccttgcaataaaggccaacttaccatttgcaTTCcttattgcttgctatacctgcatgtcaactgtgtgtttcatgtacaaggacggtggcatactggtattgt carries:
- the vps37ba gene encoding VPS37B subunit of ESCRT-I a isoform X1; protein product: MSLPELSSLSLQELNELLEDEEKLNKMAEEMEEVRNIQPNKDMSLASNRSLAEQNLQYHPKLDCLKLQLTRKYQELQTLFEAYQMRKSRLDSQSSSSSLDILLALLQTEGAKIEEETEIMAQEFLDGEVPLDVFIDQYQNKRKLAHQRRVKIEKLQEIVLKGPRPTRARLPQLQKQPEPIQTNQNSNSTESNTPAVVPRRVPPPPPTQTGAFPTPFTSAALGAESVPPYPSAYPPIPPRSGNNAPISTSQLGYPLQYRPPCPPPVAQKTGQRPPQPGFILQ
- the vps37ba gene encoding VPS37B subunit of ESCRT-I a isoform X2, with amino-acid sequence MSLASNRSLAEQNLQYHPKLDCLKLQLTRKYQELQTLFEAYQMRKSRLDSQSSSSSLDILLALLQTEGAKIEEETEIMAQEFLDGEVPLDVFIDQYQNKRKLAHQRRVKIEKLQEIVLKGPRPTRARLPQLQKQPEPIQTNQNSNSTESNTPAVVPRRVPPPPPTQTGAFPTPFTSAALGAESVPPYPSAYPPIPPRSGNNAPISTSQLGYPLQYRPPCPPPVAQKTGQRPPQPGFILQ